In Terriglobia bacterium, the following are encoded in one genomic region:
- a CDS encoding ATP-binding cassette domain-containing protein, giving the protein MGIIGPNGAGKTTLLNVMTGFLRPDSGRVRFAGVDVTRLAPHKIAAFGIRRTFQDVRLIREMSVKENMLLSESGSGRSGGPAGVPCWESGEWAGGGLSVHERILDLVGLDGLGRARARDLSYGQQKLLTFASCLAGNAGVLLLDEPVAGVDPEMRERIVRLLLRLRELGKTLVFIEHDIETVRRVADSVVVMDEGRVIASGAPGEVLDRPDIVETYLA; this is encoded by the coding sequence GTGGGAATAATCGGGCCTAATGGGGCAGGCAAGACTACTCTCTTAAACGTAATGACAGGATTTCTGCGTCCGGACTCTGGTCGGGTGCGCTTCGCTGGTGTAGATGTAACGCGCCTGGCGCCCCACAAGATTGCGGCCTTTGGGATACGACGAACATTTCAGGATGTTCGACTTATTCGTGAAATGAGCGTCAAGGAGAACATGCTCCTGTCAGAATCGGGCTCTGGAAGAAGCGGGGGCCCGGCGGGGGTGCCGTGCTGGGAGAGTGGCGAGTGGGCGGGCGGGGGGCTTAGTGTTCACGAGCGCATTCTGGACCTGGTCGGCTTGGACGGTTTGGGGAGGGCGCGGGCCAGGGATCTTTCATATGGTCAGCAAAAGCTCTTGACATTTGCATCCTGCCTTGCTGGCAATGCTGGGGTGTTATTGCTTGATGAGCCGGTTGCGGGAGTCGATCCTGAGATGAGGGAGCGCATTGTGCGCCTTTTGCTTCGCCTGCGTGAGCTGGGGAAGACGCTGGTATTTATTGAACATGATATCGAGACAGTAAGGCGAGTTGCGGATTCCGTGGTGGTGATGGACGAGGGCAGGGTAATCGCCTCGGGTGCACCAGGAGAGGTGTTGGACCGACCAGATATCGTGGAGACCTACCTTGCCTAG
- a CDS encoding JAB domain-containing protein, whose product MDAKTEVLKQYRIPCYRVSLVREGFVASPHQRFSNSREVFEIMRPLTREFDREHFIVLMLDSKNKLIGMNTVSVGSISTSVVHPREAAKPAVVHNAAAVIGIHNHPSGDAAPSTEDRQCTERLAKAFKLLGIRLLDHIIIGESDYFSFADAGLLGQMEGLQ is encoded by the coding sequence ATGGACGCCAAAACCGAGGTTCTGAAGCAGTATCGCATTCCGTGTTACAGAGTCTCCTTGGTACGTGAAGGCTTCGTTGCTTCTCCGCACCAGAGGTTCAGCAACTCCCGTGAGGTATTCGAAATCATGCGGCCGCTCACGCGAGAATTTGATCGTGAGCACTTCATCGTTCTCATGCTCGATTCGAAAAATAAGCTGATCGGCATGAACACCGTATCTGTCGGCTCGATAAGCACCTCGGTCGTGCACCCCAGGGAGGCAGCCAAACCTGCTGTGGTGCACAATGCAGCGGCGGTCATCGGAATCCACAACCATCCGAGTGGGGACGCCGCTCCCTCCACGGAAGATAGACAGTGCACCGAAAGGCTTGCGAAGGCATTCAAGCTGCTGGGCATCCGGCTCTTGGATCACATCATCATCGGAGAGTCTGACTATTTCAGCTTCGCTGATGCGGGGCTGCTCGGGCAGATGGAGGGACTGCAATGA
- a CDS encoding ABC transporter ATP-binding protein, with translation MPSSNGPVLDVRDLVCGYGGKEVLHGVSVGLAASEVVAIVGHNGAGKSTLLKAIFGLIPANNGSLFILGQQGRGFSPRELLRLGCVYVPQGGRVFTGLTVRENLELAAITIRDGRRMHEAIESVVSSFPVIGARADQRAGTLSGGEKQMLALGMALVLSPRVLLLDEPSLGLSPPAASEAIRKIQSLSRSLGTAVLIVEQKVREVLAIASRAYVIRCGEVTYSGLASELVRNAERLRSVFW, from the coding sequence TTGCCTAGCTCCAACGGACCAGTTCTTGATGTGCGTGACCTCGTTTGCGGCTATGGGGGAAAGGAGGTGCTGCATGGCGTGTCGGTCGGCCTTGCGGCCTCGGAAGTCGTCGCCATTGTGGGCCACAATGGGGCGGGCAAGTCGACGTTGTTAAAAGCGATTTTTGGTTTGATTCCGGCAAACAACGGTAGCCTATTCATCCTGGGCCAGCAGGGGCGCGGGTTCAGCCCCAGGGAGCTTCTGCGTCTTGGGTGTGTATATGTTCCTCAGGGCGGCAGGGTGTTTACAGGTTTAACTGTGCGCGAGAACTTGGAGCTTGCTGCTATCACGATACGTGATGGAAGGCGAATGCACGAGGCGATTGAGAGCGTGGTTAGTTCATTTCCGGTGATCGGTGCCCGGGCGGACCAGAGAGCCGGCACTTTGTCTGGCGGCGAGAAGCAGATGCTGGCTCTTGGAATGGCGTTGGTCCTGTCTCCGCGGGTACTGCTCTTGGACGAGCCCTCTTTGGGATTGTCACCGCCAGCTGCGAGCGAGGCGATTAGAAAAATCCAGTCGTTAAGTCGCTCGTTGGGCACCGCCGTATTGATAGTCGAGCAGAAGGTCCGCGAAGTGCTGGCTATCGCATCACGCGCATACGTTATCCGTTGCGGCGAGGTGACTTATTCAGGACTGGCGTCCGAACTTGTAAGGAATGCTGAGCGACTACGCTCCGTATTCTGGTAG
- a CDS encoding DUF4263 domain-containing protein: protein MPWIHAFALPKTIPAEGVELLRHLLSDPTTPEVDLEQWLRRYPQVVNSSPEGIFPKTTFRLPGESEKLWTPDLLYREVGSEAYDVIELKKVSMPLLRGQSDLGVSRWSPSSPPRPSSQLTHAMGQLELYLMYSHEYREQLERDHGLCLYLPKGTLVGGTSPKDDHAFRFVQHQFRGVQLMTWTTILTRAQAMIPERLVIAFPCVPSPATPTLELALDSRISRVVSEVFYDWTGFFFEFINPMIEWQQLLENANREVSELEDDGTEEGHNIFSTQRGRILEIVYYRLGKYCPRADLRRLLAALPDVDNYISRRSFVKLGQRIKDGFEDTQKWMQLGREASSVSELESVIRRALSRPKDKYTEPWAYYPKTMTLGFLEKHLLEGELSHLLRIARWTNE, encoded by the coding sequence ATGCCTTGGATTCATGCGTTTGCACTCCCAAAGACCATTCCAGCTGAGGGTGTAGAACTACTTCGACATCTGTTATCGGACCCCACCACGCCGGAAGTCGATCTGGAACAATGGCTTCGGCGGTACCCGCAGGTCGTCAACAGCAGCCCCGAAGGGATATTCCCCAAGACAACCTTTCGACTACCCGGTGAATCCGAAAAACTCTGGACTCCGGACTTGCTGTATCGCGAGGTGGGATCGGAAGCTTACGATGTGATCGAATTGAAAAAAGTCAGTATGCCCTTGCTGCGCGGACAATCGGACCTTGGAGTAAGCCGATGGTCGCCGTCGTCCCCGCCCCGCCCCTCGAGCCAGCTGACACACGCTATGGGGCAATTGGAGTTGTACCTGATGTACTCCCATGAATACAGAGAGCAATTGGAGAGAGACCATGGGCTTTGCCTCTATTTGCCAAAAGGTACCCTGGTCGGTGGCACCTCACCAAAAGACGACCATGCGTTCAGGTTCGTCCAGCATCAGTTCAGAGGAGTCCAGTTGATGACATGGACTACTATTCTCACACGAGCGCAGGCGATGATACCGGAACGCTTAGTCATAGCGTTTCCGTGTGTGCCGTCGCCGGCAACTCCAACGTTGGAACTCGCTCTTGACAGCCGAATCAGCAGGGTTGTCAGTGAAGTATTTTATGACTGGACCGGATTTTTCTTCGAGTTTATCAACCCCATGATAGAGTGGCAGCAATTGCTGGAAAACGCGAACCGCGAAGTCAGTGAGCTCGAGGATGACGGCACGGAAGAAGGCCACAACATATTTTCGACGCAGCGCGGGCGCATCTTGGAGATTGTTTATTATAGGCTCGGAAAATATTGTCCCCGCGCAGATCTACGTCGGCTACTTGCTGCACTGCCCGATGTGGACAACTATATCAGTCGGAGATCTTTTGTTAAGCTTGGTCAGCGCATCAAAGATGGTTTCGAGGACACGCAAAAGTGGATGCAGCTGGGGCGGGAAGCCAGTTCAGTCAGCGAGCTGGAGAGCGTGATTCGCCGGGCGCTCTCCCGGCCAAAAGACAAATACACGGAGCCTTGGGCTTACTACCCAAAAACAATGACTCTCGGCTTCCTCGAGAAACATCTCCTTGAGGGTGAACTGAGTCATCTCCTGCGGATCGCGCGCTGGACGAACGAATGA
- a CDS encoding branched-chain amino acid ABC transporter permease, which yields MVIGIFIILSVSLDLMAGYTGMLSLAHAAFFGVGAYSYALLATRVHVNFLTATFFAMMISSLLGALIGYPSLRIRLDYFAITTLALQVVLVSVFNNLVSVTGGPMGFTDIAQASVGNWVVTTKAGYLVLTGATALMVIAVSWLIVSGSTGRVLRAIREDEVFTESLGINVASYKIVITAISASLASLAGCVYAAYFSFIDPSSFSLSESIFIISIVIVGGAGSISGPVVGACVLVSLPEALRFLGLPSAVAANLRQIIYGLLLIVLMLWRPRGFRGTFGFGSRIQ from the coding sequence ATCGTCATTGGAATCTTCATCATACTGTCGGTCTCGCTCGATCTGATGGCTGGCTATACCGGCATGTTGTCACTCGCGCACGCTGCCTTTTTTGGTGTGGGTGCTTACTCATACGCCCTACTGGCTACACGAGTTCATGTCAACTTTCTAACTGCGACGTTTTTCGCAATGATGATCAGCTCACTGCTAGGTGCACTAATTGGGTACCCTAGTCTTCGGATACGGCTTGATTACTTCGCGATCACAACGCTTGCCCTTCAGGTGGTTTTGGTTTCGGTCTTTAACAATCTAGTATCCGTGACGGGCGGCCCCATGGGATTTACCGACATAGCCCAAGCTTCAGTGGGTAACTGGGTCGTAACGACGAAGGCGGGTTACCTTGTGTTGACTGGAGCGACAGCCCTAATGGTTATTGCAGTCTCGTGGCTGATTGTGTCGGGCTCCACGGGAAGAGTGTTGCGTGCCATTCGGGAGGACGAGGTGTTTACGGAGTCGTTAGGTATCAATGTTGCCTCGTACAAAATTGTAATTACTGCTATTAGCGCGAGCCTGGCATCGTTGGCTGGGTGTGTTTATGCCGCATATTTTAGCTTCATAGACCCCAGCAGTTTTTCGCTAAGCGAATCGATTTTCATTATTTCAATCGTAATTGTCGGCGGCGCAGGCAGCATTTCTGGCCCAGTGGTAGGGGCATGCGTTCTTGTCAGCCTTCCCGAAGCTTTGCGCTTTTTGGGCCTACCGAGTGCCGTTGCCGCGAATTTGCGGCAGATCATTTACGGCCTTCTGTTGATAGTGCTCATGTTGTGGCGGCCTCGGGGTTTCCGGGGCACATTTGGTTTTGGGAGTAGGATCCAGTGA